The Syngnathus typhle isolate RoL2023-S1 ecotype Sweden linkage group LG6, RoL_Styp_1.0, whole genome shotgun sequence genome has a window encoding:
- the LOC133155861 gene encoding uncharacterized protein LOC133155861: MKIPKEGGATAKLQNHCQNKNRQRARIGTKMGMIKLWWIMCLLNLSLRTSRAAQPTTEETNSSTISIVTTHPPQAQMTTLSTTTLSQLPPEVVPPENNATQQDPAADAQSATESGRSGTLSNVEGVLGGAAILPCNCRKEEGSLCRRTAEWEDNTGNILALAGRTHTDNVLLLNTYRRFEVLGDCALLLTKIGIDDFGYYTCTCLKRGARKADRTGGHKTVDSINFVTLMEKKEIAKQHPYSPGAECVKDEEAVAMNNVALPVTTIGNSFETQSAASGTLMSEIEAVEPTPDVPENVNEALAESNWSPAEVQAHLHAMARREAAWKAYGFDASALPGVDEWAGRNMWYQLMVHSIKSSKAVSGPCLVRVKSPSTLKAVFQTIPVPVSDNCQLRLLLWLVYEQSWKAPETDAQVRKIFKPTGECAWISELPYLDLLAVHEDIQVAVPESIDVPSVKVPTCFCSNVTHGGPGVPMGVADCDYYSMQFPGEAWGQRGAVHPVTFALPDSYQAITVMVANRTVPGNTTVGNLRDIWWVCGTRAYLFLPYGWMGCCYSATLKLPFEVLAIRKGHKPEEKAFREVPSRAKREMAAFHTTDAYHWRISLGEKWGLGIFPWYGVTFLADHIDNITYTLQGFANETIKGFRQLSLTQKSHRLTLLKHDMALDYILARQGGLCVALNLTDDACYTLIPDNTDNITSIIDALRVIRDSFGPSEGAGWSATSWIQDRLGPVGTIVAQVLGALGISLCVMFCFCTVIMTCAKAMILRWIGVVMPRDQTQMPLLPFDRDADLKCADGMLINDRYSD, encoded by the coding sequence atgaagatccccaaagagggaggcgcgactgcgaaactgcagaaccactgccagaacaagaatcgccagagggcccgaatcgggacaaagatgggcatgatcaagctgtggtggataatgtgtctgctgaacctgtccctgaggacatcgcGGGCAGCACAGCCGACGACAGAGGAAACCAACAGTTCAACGATATCAATCGTGACGACGCACCCTCCCCAGGCGCAGATGACGaccctcagcacaacaacactgagccaactaccgccagaggtagtgcccccagagaacaacgccacccagcaggacccagcggcggacgcccagtccgccacagagtccggccggagcggtacattgagcaatgttgagggagtgttggggggggctgcaatactgccatgcaattgcagaaaggaagaagggtccctgtgcagacgcaccgccgaatgggaagacaacaccggtaacatacttgccctggccgggcgaacacatacggacaatgtgctgttattaaatacatataggcggtttgaggtgctaggagattgtgctctacttctgacaaaaattggcatagatgattttgggtactatacgtgtacctgtctcaaacggggggcgagaaaagcagaccgcacgggcggtcataagacggtggacagcattaatttcgtgacgttgatggagaaaaaagaaattgcgaaacagcatccatacagccccgGCGCGGAATGTGTCAAAGATGAAGAAGCAGTCGCCATGAATAATGTCGCCTTACCCGTGACGACAATTGGtaacagctttgaaacacagtctgccgcttcagggacgctcatgtcggagatagaggctgtagagccgacgcctgacgttccGGAAAATGTCAACGAAGCACTGGCAGAATCAaactggtccccggcagaggtgcaagcccatttgcatgccatggcgagGCGGGAGGctgcatggaaggcttatgggttcgatgcctcggcattacctggggttgatgaatgggcaggaaggaacatgtggtatcaactgatggtgcattcgattaaatcgtctaaggcggtgagtgggccgtgtttagtaagagtgaaatcaccaagtacgcttaaggccgtgttccagaccataccggtgccggtatccgacaattgccagcttagattattgctttggttggtatacgaacagtcgtggaaggcacctgaaaccgacgcgcaggtcaggaagattttcaagcccacaggggagtgcgcctggataagcgaacttccctacttggatttgctcgccgtgcatgaggacatccaagtcgctgtgccagaatccatagatgtgccatctgtaaaggtgcccacctgtttttgctctaatgtgacacatggagggccgggggtgcctatgggggtggcagactgcgactattactccatgcaattcccaggagaagcatgggggcagaggggagccgtccatccggtgacctttgctctaccagactcctatcaggcgattactgtgatggtggcgaatcgcacggtgcctgggaacacgactgtagggaatcttagagacatctggtgggtttgtggaactagagcttatttgtttttgccgtatggatggatgggttgctgctattctgccaccctgaagcttccgttcgaggtATTGGCGATTAGaaagggccacaagcctgaggagaaggcttttagggaggtccctagtagggctaagagggagatggcggCGTTTCATACCACCGACGCgtatcattggagaattagcttgggagaaaaatggggccttgggatttttccctggtatggggtcacatttttggcagatcacattgataacatcacgtatacccttcaggggttcgcgaatgagacgatcaagggcttcagacagttgtcgcttacccaaaagagccatcggctgactctgcttaaacacgacatggctttggattatatcttggcaaggcaaggggggttgtgcgtagccctaaatttgacagacgacgcttgctacactttgatcccagataacactgacaacatcaccagtatcatcgacgcgcttagagtcattcgggattcttttgggccgtccgagggcgctggttggtcagcgacgAGCTGGATTcaggatagactgggacctgtgggaacgatagtggcgcaggtgctgggggcactcgggatatcgctgtgtgtaatgttttgtttttgcactgtgataaTGACTTGCGCGAAGGCCATGATTttacggtggataggtgtggtaatgccgagggaccagacccagatgccgttactcccgttcgaccgcgatgcagatctgaaatgcgcggatgggatgctaataaatgataggtactcggaCTAA